The following is a genomic window from Flavobacterium crassostreae.
CTATAAAAAGTAAAAACAGAGGTAAGTTCTGGACGTTTTTTAAGAGCCGCAACAAATTCTCTACTTACGGTTTCCATCTTTTTATAATCTCCGGAACCTGCTTTATCAAGCAATCGCAATTCAAAACCACCCGCGGCGCCATATCCAGGCACTGCTGGAGGCTGAAAAAACTCTATAGTAGCTCCAGAAATATTTTTGGTCTCTTCTTCTAATTTTTTAATAATTTCTTCGACATTTTCGTGGCGTTCTTCCCAACTTTTTAAATTAATTAAACACGTACCGGTATTGGCTCCAGTACCTTCGGTTAGAATCTCGTAACCTGCCAATGCAGATACAGACTGCACGCCATCTATTTTTTCGGCTACTTTTTGCAATTTTTCGGCAATTTGGTTGGTTCTTTCTAAAGAAGATCCTGGAGGAGTTTGAATAATGGCATAAAACATTCCTTGGTCCTCGTTTGGAATAAATCCAGAAGGCAAACTGTTATTGATAAAGAAAATCCCAATACAAAAGGCAAGCAATACTCCAATAGAAACCGATCGTCTGTTGATAAAAATAGCCAATACTTTTCTATAGCCTTCAGACAAATGATCAAACTTTTTATTGAAACCATCCAAAAATGTATTAATTAAATTCTTAGGACGTGGTTTGCCGTGGTTGTTTTTTAGCATCAAAGCACACAATGCTGGTGTAAGAGTCAAGGCAACAATACCGGAGAGGATAATTGCAGTAGCCATCGTAATAGAAAACTGACGGTAAAAAATACCTACAGGTCCAGACATAAATGCTACGGGTATAAAAACAGCCGCCATTAAAAACGTGATGGCAATAATGGCCCCACCAATCTCGGATAGGGCTTTTTTGGTCGCTTTTCGGGCAGAAAGATGTTCTTCTTCCATTTTGGCATGTACGGCTTCAATAACCACAATGGCATCATCTACCACTACTCCAATGGCCAATACTAGCGCAAATAGGGTAATTAAATTGATGGTAATACCAAAGAGTTGCATAAAAGCAAAGGTACCGATCAAAGATACTGGAACCGCAATGGCTGGTATGATGGTCGAACGCCAGTCTCCCAGAAACAAGAATACCACTAGACCTACTAGTATAAATGCTTCGGCAAGGGTATGGATTACTTTTTCTATAGAAGCGTCTAAAAATTTAGATACATCATAACTGATTTCATAATCCATCCCTTTTGGAAAAGATTTTTTTAGATCTTCTAATTTTGCTTTAACATCTTTAATAACCTGACTGGCATTACTGCCGTAGGATTGCTTGATGGTTATTGCTGCAGATGGTTTGCCGTCAATACTAGAATAAATATCATACATGGAGCTACCAAATTCTACGTCTGCAATGTCTTTTAGTCGGAGCAATGCGCCATCTGGATTGGCACGTACCACGATGTCATCATAGCCTTCCTTGGTGGTGTATCTTCCTTTATATTTTAATACATATTCAAAGGCTTGGGATCTTTTACCAGAACTTTCTCCTGTTTTACCAGGCGATGCTTCTAAACTTTGGTTGCTTAAGGACTCCATTACCTCTTCGGCCGAAATTTTGTAAGCTAACATTCGGTCTGGTTTTAACCAAATACGCATGGCATAATCCCGATTTCCTAAAATATCTGCAAAACCTACCCCATTAACCCGCTTTAAATCCGATAAAATATTAATATCGGCATAGTTGTACAGAAATTTTTGATTTGCTTTGGGATCTTTGCTAAATAAATTGACATATAAGAGCATGTTGGGCTCTTCTCGGGTTATTTTTAATCCTTCTCTAACTACCAAGGGCGGTAGTTTGTTGATGACCGAAGCCACACGATTTTGAATATTAATGGCGGCTTGATTGGGATCCGTGCCTAGGTTAAAAATTACTTGTATGGAGGCTTCTCCGTCATTTCCTGCATCGGAGGTAATGTATTTCATTCCTGGAACGCCATTAATGGCTCTTTCTAACGGAATAACTACGGCTTTAACCATTAACTCCCCGTTGGCTCCAGGGTAAGCTGCGGTAATGTTGACCTTTGGAGGAGATATGGCCGGAAATTGTGTTACAGGTAATCCGGTCATGGCCAGTATTCCCAAAAACACAATCACCAACGATATAACTATCGACAGTACGGGTCTTTGTATAAATTTATCAAACATCTTTATCTTTTTATAGCGTTAAATGAATTATTCTGCTTTTAATCTTAAGCTAGACAACACTTTATTGGGGTTTATATACTCAAATTTGATTTGATCGTTCTCATTTGCTTTTTGAATTCCATCCAATAGTATTTTTTCTTTTGCTGTAATACCAGTAGCAATAACATACAGATCTGGCATTTGGCCTTTTATGGTAATTTCTCTGGATGTAATGGTGCTGTTTTTATCTACTACAAACACAAATTTTTTGTCTTGTATTTCGTAGGTTGCTTTCTGAGGAATCACTAAGGCTTCATGCAACGGAACGGTCATCATTACAGAGCCTGTTTCGCCATTTCGCAAAAGTTTTTCTGGATTAGGAAACCGAGCCCTAAAGGCAATATTGCCTGTTTCGCTATCAAACTCTGCTTCTATTAATTCTACTTTTCCTTTGTATTTTAATAACTGGCTGTTGGCCAATAATAGGCTTACTTTGTTGTCTGCACGGTTTTTAATATCGGTTTGGTAATTTAAATATTCGGGTTCCGAAACGTTGAAATAGGCAAACATTTCGCTATTGTCGGACAAACTAGTAAGCAGCTCCCCTTCTTCTATTAGGCTTCCTAGTTTTTTGGGTATTCTATCAATTGTTCCTGCAAATGGCGCTCTAATTTCGGTAAAAGACAGATGCAATTTGGCCAAGGATACTTCGGCTCGCGCTTGTTGTACTTTAGCTATAGCTATTGCTTGCTCGTTTTTGGAAACGATGTTTTTATCGGCCAAGGTTTTGGCATTTTGCAATTCAATTTCGGCGGCTTTTTCTTCGGCTTGGGCCTTTAGCAACTCGGCTTGGTACATTTTGGGCATGATTCGGAACAGTAACTGGCCTGCCTTTACATACTGGCCTTCATCTACATAAATATTTTGCAAAAAACCACGCTCTTGTGCCCGGATTTCAATGTTTTGTACGGATCGGATTTGCGAAACATACTTTTTGGTAAAGGAGGTATCTATAACCACCGGATTGGTAACCGTGAACTTGGTTGGTTCTTCTTTTTCTTCTTTTTTGGAGTTACAACTAACAAGGAACAACGCGGCTAAAAAGCCCGTAATTAGGAGTGTTTTTTTCATGATCTAAAATAAAATTTAAGCAGTGCAATGGGTGCTAATTATACCTCTCTTGAGGGAGTAAAAAAAATAGCAGCTGCCTAAAATGTATCCATACCAAAAAACCTACCTAATTTACTTTAGGAAGTATGGAGCACACGGATTTAGAGCAACTACTGGGGTGTAATGCTCAAATTCGTAATACGCGTTGTCTGGCAAAAATCGGGGAAGAATAACCACAAAAAGAAGTGGTGCTTTTTAAAATTGAAACCTCTTTAGCTAGCATAGCTACTGCACAAAGGTTTTGGTACCAAGGCAAATAGTATTTGTTGTTGGTTTGCTTAGCGTCAAGGACATTTTTTTTAGAGACATCAAAACAACCTTCTTCTTCTATCTCGGTGTTTGTTTCTTCAATTAGGTTGGTGTCTTGGCTTTTGTTTGAGATTTTTATTTGAGTATTTTTAAAAAAAACAGACTCTAAGTGAGGCGTTGTCTGGGTATACTGAAGGCTAGCCTGTAGCTTGTTTGCTCCGCCTAAGAGAAGCATATACGAGTATATAAAAAACAAGACTACTCTCATTTGAGTTCTAATTAATTTTTTCTTGAAAAAAAACACTTCAAAACAAGCAAAGCATCTTTTAATGGATTGTAAAATCAGGTCAAAAGTAAATTGAAATTTTTAATAAATTAGGTTTTTTAATACTATTTTAAGAATAATATTTATTGTAGTAAACAAACTTGCTAGTTGCAGCAAATTGGTGTAAAAAGAGTAAAAAACAGTTTTACAACAAACGTAAAAAAAATGGATTGCGTTACTTTTTTTATGGATTGCGTTAAACTCTATGGGTTGTTTTTGCCAATTTTGTACCAACAAAAAAATAGTTACTAACTCAAAAAAAAATAATTATGTTAAGATGGACCGTTACATTTATAATTCTAGCAATAATCGCTGGTATCTTTGGATTTGGAGGAATTGCTGCTGGCGCCGCTAGTATTGCCAAAATTTTGTTTTTTATCTTTATAGTTTTATTTATTTTATCTCTAATTAGTGGTCGAAAAAAACTATAAAAAACAAATACCATTCCAGTGGATTTTGTCCCAGCAATGATTTTTTTTTCAATTTAAACTAAAAACTTATGGAAGAATACGCAAAACACGAAATTGATTACATTAAAAAGTATCAAGACAAAGGATATACCACTAATTTTTTATTTCAGGAAAACCGCTTGATCCATACCGAATCCAAGTACAAATACCATCCCGAAGAACTCTACATTGTGGCACAGCACCGATTTGAAGGCATGAGTAATCCCGAAGATATGTCTATACTGTATGTATTAGAAAC
Proteins encoded in this region:
- a CDS encoding efflux RND transporter permease subunit — its product is MFDKFIQRPVLSIVISLVIVFLGILAMTGLPVTQFPAISPPKVNITAAYPGANGELMVKAVVIPLERAINGVPGMKYITSDAGNDGEASIQVIFNLGTDPNQAAINIQNRVASVINKLPPLVVREGLKITREEPNMLLYVNLFSKDPKANQKFLYNYADINILSDLKRVNGVGFADILGNRDYAMRIWLKPDRMLAYKISAEEVMESLSNQSLEASPGKTGESSGKRSQAFEYVLKYKGRYTTKEGYDDIVVRANPDGALLRLKDIADVEFGSSMYDIYSSIDGKPSAAITIKQSYGSNASQVIKDVKAKLEDLKKSFPKGMDYEISYDVSKFLDASIEKVIHTLAEAFILVGLVVFLFLGDWRSTIIPAIAVPVSLIGTFAFMQLFGITINLITLFALVLAIGVVVDDAIVVIEAVHAKMEEEHLSARKATKKALSEIGGAIIAITFLMAAVFIPVAFMSGPVGIFYRQFSITMATAIILSGIVALTLTPALCALMLKNNHGKPRPKNLINTFLDGFNKKFDHLSEGYRKVLAIFINRRSVSIGVLLAFCIGIFFINNSLPSGFIPNEDQGMFYAIIQTPPGSSLERTNQIAEKLQKVAEKIDGVQSVSALAGYEILTEGTGANTGTCLINLKSWEERHENVEEIIKKLEEETKNISGATIEFFQPPAVPGYGAAGGFELRLLDKAGSGDYKKMETVSREFVAALKKRPELTSVFTFYSASFPQYMLDIDNDIAQQKGVSIENAMNTLSTLVGSNYETNFIKYDRQYKVIVQASPEYRALPEDILKLYVKNNQDEMVPFSAFMKMKKVYGLSEITRHNMYNAAEISGAPAIGFSSGTAIAVVNEVAAKTLPRGFGIDWAGISADEVARGNEAIYIFLICLGFVYLVLAAQYESFVLPLIVILSLPAGIFGAFLFLKLVGLDNNIYAQVSFIMLIGLLGKNAVLIVEFAAHKHSQGASVIAAATEGAMVRFRPILMTSFAFIAGLIPLAVASDPGKIGNRTLGSAAAGGMLIGTLCGVVLIPGLYFIFATISEKHKLSKDEDENPLTEEITHHV
- a CDS encoding efflux RND transporter periplasmic adaptor subunit, which encodes MKKTLLITGFLAALFLVSCNSKKEEKEEPTKFTVTNPVVIDTSFTKKYVSQIRSVQNIEIRAQERGFLQNIYVDEGQYVKAGQLLFRIMPKMYQAELLKAQAEEKAAEIELQNAKTLADKNIVSKNEQAIAIAKVQQARAEVSLAKLHLSFTEIRAPFAGTIDRIPKKLGSLIEEGELLTSLSDNSEMFAYFNVSEPEYLNYQTDIKNRADNKVSLLLANSQLLKYKGKVELIEAEFDSETGNIAFRARFPNPEKLLRNGETGSVMMTVPLHEALVIPQKATYEIQDKKFVFVVDKNSTITSREITIKGQMPDLYVIATGITAKEKILLDGIQKANENDQIKFEYINPNKVLSSLRLKAE
- a CDS encoding DUF1328 family protein — protein: MLRWTVTFIILAIIAGIFGFGGIAAGAASIAKILFFIFIVLFILSLISGRKKL